AGTGTCGGGAATCTATCTAAAAGGCCGGGCGGTCGTCGACGGGGACGAGGTTTTTCTTTCTTCGATCGCGAGAATTCCGGACGGTTTCGAAGATCGGGTGATTCTCAAAAATCTAAATAAACCTGTTTTTCTTGGTTCCAAGGAAATTCTTAAAGTCTATCGGGATCTGGATCCGATTGTGACCGGAAAGGAAACCTTGGTTCTTCCTCTCAATCATACCCTGGAACCTTATGAAATCACGGAATCCCTTGTGAATGAAATCAAAAAGAAACATCCGGATGAGGAGTTTCGTCTAACGTTTTTGTCCGGTGAGAAGAAGGTTCCGCAGGAAGGTGTCGAACTTCGCTGGGCCAATCTTTCCTCACGACTTCATCCGGGCCAAGTCATGGCCTCCTTGGAAATCTTCTTTCAGAATCAAAAAGTGCACACTCTCAGAATCCGATTCCAAGTGGAACAGAAGGTTCGTGTTCAAAAAGCCGTCCGCCCTTTGAATAAGGGAA
The Leptospira stimsonii DNA segment above includes these coding regions:
- the flgA gene encoding flagellar basal body P-ring formation chaperone FlgA, producing MKLLANLLFLLFILNPLLGRGVSGIYLKGRAVVDGDEVFLSSIARIPDGFEDRVILKNLNKPVFLGSKEILKVYRDLDPIVTGKETLVLPLNHTLEPYEITESLVNEIKKKHPDEEFRLTFLSGEKKVPQEGVELRWANLSSRLHPGQVMASLEIFFQNQKVHTLRIRFQVEQKVRVQKAVRPLNKGIRITENDFREEEILTPEEILDSPGKELLGSTLLKDMNEGEIFRKKHVRKIADVQRGGEILMVYHKGSLVLKTKVKALSSGNIGDEVQVTTHSREGQMRAKVVDKNTVVTE